The following is a genomic window from Clostridia bacterium.
GTGGTCAACGCGTGGGGCGGGGTGGAGGAAGTGCATGTCCTCGCGGACCGGACGCGGCCGGCCAAAGGCGTTGTGCGCGACATCGAAAGCGCGCTCACCGCGCGCTGGGGCCTGCGCATCGACCGGAAGAAGATCTCCGTGGCGCAGGTGCGCGGACTGCCGCCGGCGGACAAGTTTGTGCGCGTGAAGGTGACGCGCATGACCCTGTCGCAGGACACGGTGGCGGGGCGCGTGCGGGTGGAGCTGGAGATCGCGCCGGAACCGCAACGTGACCGGCTGGGCCGGGTGATCCTCGATCCGGAGATCCCGGAGGGTCCGTGGCGGGGCCAGGCGGAGGGGCCGTCCCTCGGGGACGCCGCCCGGCGCGTGGGCGCGGAGGCGCTGCTCGCGGCGCTCAACCAGGCGCTGCAGGACGGTCACTGGCTGGAGTGCTGGGCCGTCGAGTCCCACGAGGTGGCCGCGCACACCGTCGTCACGGCGCTGATCCTCCACCGCATGCCGCGCGGCCGCCAGCAGATGCTCTGCGGCAGCGTCATCGCGAGCGAGGGCGACGACTCCGTCCAGACCGGCATCCGAGCGGCGCTGGACGCCACGAACCGCATCTTCGGGCGGGCGCTGCGCCGGGCCGTCCCGGGACAGAACGCCGCGTCCATGCCGCTGGTGCCGCCCGTGATCCCGACGGCGGCGCCGAAGCCGGCCGCGCAGGCCGCCGGAGAGGCCGCCGCCACGGCGGAAGCCGCCACGGCGGAGGGATCGCCACGTTCACCGTCTGCTGGGCAGAAGTGATCGACGTCGCGCCGCGCCGCTCCGGGCACGTGGCCGTGCGCGTGCGCATGCCCGGCGGCGATGTCGCCGACGCCGTGGCCTACCCCGGCTTGACGGGCCCGGTCTCCACGGGGGACCGTGTCCTCCTGAACACCACGGCGGTGCGGCTGGGTCTCGGCACGGGCGGCCGTCACTTCGTGATGGCGGTGGCTGGGGCGGAAGATTGGTCGGAGAACGCCCCGGGACACATCATGAAGTTCCGCTACACCCCGTGGCAGCGGGCCATGCTCCACGCGGAGGAGGAGGGCGGCGCCGGCCACGAG
Proteins encoded in this region:
- a CDS encoding DUF3866 family protein, which translates into the protein MIDVAPRRSGHVAVRVRMPGGDVADAVAYPGLTGPVSTGDRVLLNTTAVRLGLGTGGRHFVMAVAGAEDWSENAPGHIMKFRYTPWQRAMLHAEEEGGAGHELLREATRLSGQPVVALGLHSQLEPVVRACRLASPGSRVVYIHTDGGALPVAFSDTVAALREEGLLHATIATGQAFGGDADTVALPSALLTASLVYR